The Solibacillus daqui genome has a segment encoding these proteins:
- the rpsL gene encoding 30S ribosomal protein S12 produces MPTINQLLRKPRQSKSTKSKSPALNKGYNSFKKSLTDVKSPQKRGVCTRVGTMTPRKPNSALRKYARVRLTNQLEVTAYIPGEGHNLQEHSVVLIRGGRVKDLAGVRYHIVRGALDTAGVNGRLQSRSKYGTKRPKEKK; encoded by the coding sequence ATGCCTACAATTAACCAATTATTACGTAAGCCTCGTCAATCTAAAAGCACGAAATCAAAATCTCCAGCATTAAACAAAGGATATAACTCATTTAAAAAATCTTTAACTGATGTTAAATCTCCACAAAAACGCGGAGTTTGTACTCGTGTAGGTACAATGACACCACGTAAACCAAACTCAGCTTTACGTAAATACGCTCGTGTACGCTTAACTAACCAACTTGAGGTTACTGCGTATATCCCAGGTGAAGGCCATAACTTACAAGAACACAGTGTAGTTCTTATTCGTGGCGGACGCGTAAAAGACTTAGCGGGTGTTCGTTACCATATCGTACGTGGTGCTCTTGATACAGCTGGTGTAAACGGTCGTTTACAATCACGTTCTAAATACGGAACAAAACGCCCTAAAGAAAAAAAATAA
- a CDS encoding ribosomal L7Ae/L30e/S12e/Gadd45 family protein yields MIGIKQAVKAMRAGQVTALFVAIDADNWVTDPAILLAKEIGVPFYHVDSKKELGKACGIHVGAAVVAITAM; encoded by the coding sequence ATCATAGGTATAAAGCAAGCAGTGAAAGCAATGCGTGCTGGACAAGTAACAGCTCTTTTCGTCGCAATTGATGCAGACAATTGGGTAACCGATCCGGCCATTCTTCTCGCGAAAGAAATCGGTGTACCATTTTACCACGTCGATTCAAAGAAAGAACTTGGAAAAGCTTGCGGCATTCATGTTGGAGCTGCGGTTGTTGCGATTACTGCGATGTAG
- the rpsG gene encoding 30S ribosomal protein S7, which produces MPRKGPVSKRDVLPDPIYNSKLVTRLINKMMIDGKRGTSQKILYGAFELVQERSGQNALEVFEAALNNVMPVLEVRARRVGGSNYQVPVEVRPERRTTLGLRYLVNYSRLRGEKTMEERLANEILDASNNTGASVKKREDMHKMAEANKAFAHYRW; this is translated from the coding sequence ATGCCTCGTAAAGGTCCTGTTTCCAAACGTGACGTGTTACCAGATCCAATTTATAATTCAAAACTAGTAACTCGTTTAATCAACAAAATGATGATTGATGGTAAAAGAGGTACTTCTCAAAAGATTTTATACGGAGCTTTCGAATTAGTTCAAGAGCGTTCGGGTCAAAATGCTTTAGAAGTATTTGAAGCTGCATTAAACAACGTAATGCCAGTATTAGAAGTACGCGCTCGCCGTGTTGGTGGTTCTAACTACCAAGTACCAGTTGAAGTTCGTCCAGAACGTCGTACAACTTTAGGTTTACGTTACCTAGTTAACTACTCTCGTCTTCGTGGTGAAAAAACTATGGAAGAGCGTTTAGCTAACGAAATCTTAGATGCATCAAACAACACTGGTGCTTCAGTTAAGAAACGTGAAGATATGCACAAAATGGCAGAAGCGAACAAAGCATTCGCTCACTACCGTTGGTAA